The following coding sequences are from one Ochotona princeps isolate mOchPri1 chromosome 8, mOchPri1.hap1, whole genome shotgun sequence window:
- the GDF7 gene encoding growth/differentiation factor 7, whose translation MDLSAAAALCLWLLSACRPRDGLEAAAVLRAAGAGPARSPRGGGGGGRTLGPAAGASAVPGAAVPGARVARRAAGSNFRNGSVVPHHFMMSLYRSLAGKAQAGVAAASVSGHSRADTITGFADRAIQDDSAAESGQSFVFDVSSLPNADEVVGAELRVLRRESLEPGHSIATRPPPLLLLSTCPGATRAPRLLHSRTAEPLDRARWEVFDVGDAVRDHHREARATRAFCLLLHAVAGPGKSPLAVRLLGFGWRSGGGAAAEEERALLVVSSRTQRKESLFREIRAQARALGASLAAEPPPDPGPGAGSSRVVLGGRRRRRTALTGTRGPQGSGGGAGRGHGRRGRSRCSRKPLHVDFKELGWDDWIIAPLDYEAYHCEGVCDFPLRSHLEPTNHAIIQTLLNSMAPEAAPASCCVPARLSPISILYIDAANNVVYKQYEDMVVEACGCR comes from the exons ATGGACCTGAGCGCCGCCGCCGCGCTGTGCCTCTGGCTGCTGAGCGCCTGCCGCCCTCGCGACGGGCTCGAAGCGGCTGCTGTGCTGCGGGCGGCGGGGGCAGGGCCGGCCCGGAGCCCGCGGGGTGGCGGCGGAGGCGGGCGGACCCTCGGCCCGGCTGCGGGCGCCTCGGCCGTCCCGGGCGCCGCGGTGCCCGGGGCCCGCGTTGCGCGCCGCGCCGCCGGCTCTAACTTCAGGAACGGCTCGGTGGTGCCGCACCACTTCATGATGTCGCTCTACCGGAGCCTGGCAGGGAAGGCTCAGGCCGGAGTGGCCGCCGCCTCCGTCTCGGGCCACAGCCGCGCCGACACCATCACCGGCTTTGCAGACCGGGCCATCCAAG ACGACTCGGCAGCCGAGAGCGGCCAGAGCTTCGTGTTTGACGTGTCCAGCCTTCCCAACGCCGACGAGGTGGTGGGCGCCGAGTTGCGGGTGCTGCGCCGCGAGTCCCTGGAGCCCGGGCACAGCATCGCGACTCGGCCgccgccactgctgctgctgtccacGTGCCCGGGCGCCACCCGCGCCCCGCGCCTGCTGCACTCGCGGACCGCAGAGCCCCTGGACCGAGCGCGCTGGGAGGTGTTCGACGTGGGCGACGCCGTGCGGGACCACCACCGGGAAGCGCGAGCCACCCGCGCCTTCTGTCTCCTCTTGCACGCCGTGGCGGGTCCGGGAAAGAGCCCGCTCGCCGTGCGGCTGCTGGGCTTCGGCTGGCGCAGCGGCGGAGGCGCAGCGGCCGAGGAGGAACGAGCCTTGCTGGTCGTCTCCTCCCgcacacagaggaaggagagcctgTTCCGGGAGATCCGCGCCCAGGCCCGAGCGCTCGGGGCCTCTTTGGCCGCGGAGCCGCCGCCGGACCCGGGACCCGGCGCCGGGTCATCCAGGGTGGTTCTGGGTGGTCGCAGGCGACGGCGGACGGCGCTGACCGGGACGCGCGGACCGCAGGGCAGCGGCGGGGGCGCGGGCCGGGGCCACGGGCGCAGGGGCAGGAGCCGCTGTAGCCGGAAGCCGCTGCATGTCGACttcaaggagctgggctgggacgACTGGATCATCGCACCGCTGGACTACGAGGCGTACCACTGCGAGGGCGTTTGCGACTTCCCGCTGCGCTCGCACCTGGAGCCCACCAACCACGCCATCATTCAGACGTTGCTCAACTCCATGGCGCCCGAGGCGGCGCCGGCCTCCTGCTGCGTGCCCGCACGCCTCAGCCCCATTAGCATCTTGTACATCGACGCCGCCAACAACGTGGTCTACAAACAATACGAAGACATGGTGGTGGAGGCATGCGGCTGCAGGTAG